The genomic region CCGGCTCCGCCCGGAAGCGGGCCGACCGCCCCATCGCGCCGACCGGTCCCAGCTCCAGCGACCCGTCCGCCTTCAGTCGCACCACCTGCACGGAAGTCCCCCAGTACCAGGGGCCGCACAGCTCCAGCGGCACCTGGTCGGACTCCGCGAAGGGCCGCCACGGCTTCGGGATCCGCGGCTCGGCCTCCGCGACGATGCCCACGAGGTCCGCTGCCAGCGCCGCGGCCGCGAGCCCCGAGGTGCAGTTCGCCAGCGCCACCGCCGCCACGTCGTCCGCCTCGCTCAGCCACAGCCCCGCGACGAACCCGGGCAGCGATCCGCTGTGCCCCGCCAACCGGTACGCGCCATGGGCCACCAGTTGCATCCCCAGCCCGTAGCCGAGATCGGCGGAACCGGGCTCCGGGGGCGCGGCCGGCGTACGCATCTCCCGTACCGACTCCACGTTCAGCACCCGCTCGTCGCCCCGGAGCAGGAAGTCCGCGAACCGCGCCAAGTCCCTTGTCGTGGACCACAGCTGACCCGCCGGAGCCATCAGCCCGAGGTCCTCCAAGGGCTCGGGCATCATCACGTCGGCCCACGGATGCACCGCCCAGCCGCCCGCGTTCGGCGCCTGCGGCAGCACACTCGTCCGGTCAAGCCCGAGCGGCTCCAGGACCTCGGCCCGCAGCACCTCTTCCCACGGCTTCCCGCGCAGCGCCTCGACGAGCGAACCCAGGAGCGTGTAACCCGGGTTGGAGTAGTGGTGCCGGGTCCCCGGCGTGTGCTTGAACGGCTCTTCACCCAGCACGTCGGCGAGCTCGGGCCGCAGTTCACCGGGCGTACGCTCCCACCACGGGCCGGGCGTCTCCGCCGCCAGTCCACCGGTGTGGGACAGCAGTTGGGCGATGGTCACCTCACCGGCGCCGGCGCCCGGCAGGTGCTTCTCCAGCGGATCCGCGAGCGCCAGCAGCCCCTCGTCGCGCAGCCGCATCACCAGTACGGCGGTGAAGGTCTTGGTGATCGACCCGATCCGGTACTGGACGTTCCCGTCCGGGCCGTGGCCCTCCACCGAGGTCCGGGAGCCCTCCCAGACCACCTGCCCGCCGCGAGCGACCGCCGCCACCACGGAGGGCGCCCGTCCTTCGCTCTGCGCGACGGCGATCCGGTGCCTCAGCGCACGCCGGGTGGAAGGGAGAAGTTCCAGGTCCTCAGAGAGCTCATCCATGATCGGATGCTACGTGTTGGCCATGTCCACGAACCGCGAATAATGGCCCTGGAAGGCCACGGTGATCGTCGCCGTCGGGCCGTTACGGTGCTTTGCCACGATCAGGTCCGCCTCGCCCGCGCGGGGGGACTCCTTCTCGTACGCGTCCTCACGGTGCAGCAGGATCACCATGTCCGCGTCCTGCTCGATCGAACCCGACTCACGCAGGTCGGAGACCATCGGCTTCTTGTCGGTGCGCTGCTCGGGACCACGGTTCAGCTGGGAGAGCGCGATCACCGGGACCTCCAGCTCCTTCGCCAGCAGCTTGAGGTTTCGGGACATGTCCGAAACCTCCTGCTGCCGGCTCTCGGGACGGCGCGAGCCACCCGACTGCATCAGCTGGAGGTAGTCGATGACCACGAGGGAGAGGTCGTTGCGCTGCTTGAGCCGACGGCACTTGGCCCGGATCTCCATCATCGACAGGTTGGGGGAGTCGTCGATGTACAGCGGCGCGGCGGACACGTCCGGCATCCGGCGGGCCAGCCGGGTCCAGTCGTCGTCCGTCATCGTGCCGGAGCGCATGTGGTGCAGCGCCACCCGGGCCTCCGCCGAGAGCAGGCGCATCGCGATCTCGTTGCGCCCCATTTCGAGGGAGAAGATCACGCTGGGCAGGTTGCTCTTGATGGAGCAGGCACGGGCGAAGTCCAGCGCGAGCGTGGACTTGCCCATCGCGGGACGGGCGGCGATGACGATCATCTGGCCCGGGTGCAGGCCGTTGGTCAGCGAGTCGAGGTCCGTGAAGCCGGTCGGCACGCCCGACATCTGGCCGCTGCGCGATCCGATCGCCTCGATCTCGTCGAGCGCGCCCTCCATGATGTCACCCAGCGGCAGGTAGTCCTCGGAGGTCCGCTGCTCGGTGACTGCGTAGATCTCGGCCTGGGCGCTGTTGACGATCTCGTCGACGTCGCCGTCGGCCGCATAGCCCATCTGTGTGATCTTGGTGCCAGCCGCGACCAGCCGCCGCAGGACGGCCCTCTCGTGGACGATCTCCGCGTAGTACTCGGCGTTCGCGGCCGTCGGGACGGACTGCACCAGCGTGTGCAGGTACGAGGCCCCGCCGACCTTGCTGATCTCCCCGCGCCGGGTCAGCTCGGCGCCGACGGTGATCGGGTCGGCCGGCTCGCCCTTGGCGTACAGGTCGAGGATGGCCTGGTAGATCGTCTCGTGCGAGGGCCGGTAGAAGTCGTGGCCCTTGAGGACCTCCACGACATCGGCGATCGCGTCCTTGGACAGCAGCATGCCGCCGAGCACCGACTGCTCGGCGTCGAGGTCCTGCGGGGGGACGCGCTCGAAGCCGCCGGCACCACCGCCGCCGTCCCAGGAGCCGCCCTCGCGGCCCCGGTCGTGCTGTTCGTCCCCGCGGCCACGGCCTTCGCTGTTGCGGCGGGTACGGGCGGGCAGACGGTCGCTCGGACCACTGTCGGCCCAAGGGTCGTCCATGGGCTCGGGCATACTCACCGGGCCGCCTCCTCCCGTCCGCAACGCGGACCTCGCCGTGCCATTCTTTCTACGACACGGCTCTGACATATGGGGCACCCGAATCGGCTGTCGTCGAGTCGGGCAACGCACCACGGTAGGGCCGCGAGCGGCGTCAGCCAATCTTGTTATCCACAGGGTGTGTGGATGAGATGTGGACGACGGCGCCAATGCTGTGGGTAAGTCCCCGGAAGCTGTGCACGGACCGGGGGACGAGGCTGTGGACAAAATCACCTGACCCACCCCGACACCCCACCTGACCTGCAATTTCCTTCTCCACGGACCGTGGGTCGGAAAATTCTTGGCCACTGTCTCAAGATCGCCTCCAACGGGTTGCGGAGAACGCGCAAGTCAGCGGCCCGGTAAGGATCCAAAGGGCCTTGCATCTATTACCTGTGGAAGATTAGATTGAGCACATGACACAGGCCCCCGTCGCACCGAAGGCTGCTCCGAGACGGCACGACCGAGAGATCTTCGCGCTCGCCGTCCCCGCCTTCGGCGCCCTCGTCGCCGAACCGCTCTTCGTGATGGCCGACAGCGCCATCGTCGGGCATCTCGGGACACCCCAGCTGGCCGGCCTCGGCATCGCCGCCGCTCTGCTCACCACCGCCGTGAGCGTCTTCGTCTTCCTCGCCTACGCCACCACCGCGGCCGTCGCCCGCCGGGTCGGAGCGGGCGACCTGCAGGCGGCGATCCGGCAGGGCATGGACGGCATCTGGCTCGCCCTCCTGATCGGCGCGGTCGTCATCGCCGTGGTCCTGCCCGCGGCCCCCGGGCTGATCTCTCTGTTCGGGGCGTCCGACACCGTCGCCCCGTACGCGATCACATATCTGCGGATCTCCGCGCTCGGCATCCCGGCCATGCTCATGGTCCTGGCCGCCACCGGCGTCGTCCGGGGCCTCCAGGACACCCGTACGCCGCTCTACGTGGCCGTCGGCGGCTTCGCCCTCAACGCTGCCCTGAACGTCCTCCTGGTCTACGGTGCGGGACTCGGGATCGCCGGCTCCGCCTGGGGCACGGTCATCGCCCAGTGCGCCATGGCCGCCGCCTACCTCGTCGTCGTCGTACGCGGCGCCCGGCGGCACAGCGCCTCCCTGCGCCCCGACATCGCGGGAATCCGGGCCTGCGCACAGGCCGGCGCGCCCCTGCTCGTCCGCACGCTGTCCCTGCGCGCCATCCTGATGATCGCGACCGCCGTGGCCGCCCGGCTCGGCGACGCCGACATCGCGGCCCACCAGATCCTGCTCGCGCTGTGGAGCCTGCTCGCCTTCGCCCTGGACGCCATCGCGATCGCAGGCCAGGCGATCATCGGCCGCTACCTGGGCGCGAGCGACACCGAGGGCGCCAAGGCCGTCTGCCGACGGATGGTGCAGTGGGGTATCGCGGCGGGCATCGTGCTCGGCCTGCTGGTCGTCCTGGCCCGCCCCGTGTTCATTGCGCTGTTCACCAGCGATCCGGCGGTCGAGGACGCCCTGCTGCCCGCACTCCTGGTCGTAGCCCTCTCCCAGCCCGTCTCCGGCATCGTCTTCGTTCTCGACGGGGTCCTGATGGGTGCGGGCGACGGCCCCTACCTGGCCTGGGCGATGCTGCTGACACTGGCCGTGTTCACCCCGGCGGCGCTCCTCGTGCCGGCCCTGGGGGGCGGCCTGACGGCGCTGTGGTGGGCCATGACGCTGATGATGCTGGTCCGGATGGTCACCCTCCAGCTCCGGGCCCGCTCGGGCCGGTGGCTGGTCGCAGGAGCCACCCGCTAGCCGACGGCCGCCAGCCGCCGGCGATGTTTCACGTGAAACATCGCCGCCCCGCCAACGACGAAGGGCCGCACCCCGGTGGGGTGCGGCCCTTCATGCGCAGCCCTTAGGCGGCGACGACCTCGATGCCCACGTTCGCGGCCACGTCGGCGTGCAGACGCACGGAGACCTGGTACGAACCGAGGGTCTTGATCGGGGAGCCCAGCTCGACGCGGCGCTTGTCGACCTTCGGGCCGCCCGAGGACTCGATCGCCGTGGCGATGTCGGCCGGGGTCACGGAACCGAAGAGACGACCGGCGTCACCCGCGCGGGTGGCCAGACGGACCTTCACACCCTCGAGCTTGGCCTTGACCTCGTTGGCCTGCTCGATGGTCGCGATCTCGTGGATCTTGCGGGCGCGGCGGATCTGCGCCACGTCCTTCTCGCCACCCTTGGTCCAGCGGATCGCGAAACCACGCGGGACCAGGTAGTTGCGAGCGTAACCGTCCTTGACGTCGACGACATCGCCGGCGGCACCGAGGCCAGAAACCTCGTGGGTCAGGATGATCTTCATTAGTCGGTCACCCTTTCCTTATCGCGCGGTGGACGTGTAGGGCAGCAGCGCCATCTCACGGCTGTTCTTGACGGCCGTGGCGACGTCACGCTGGTGCTGCGTGCAGTTGCCGGTAACGCGGCGGGCACGGATCTTGCCGCGGTCGGAAATGAACTTCCGCAGCATGTTCGTGTCCTTGTAGTCCACGTACACGGTCTTGTCCTTGCAGAACGCGCAGACCTTCTTCTTAGGCTTGCGCACAGGCGGCTTCGCCATTGTGTCTCTCCTGTGAAATCAAGAAGTGGGGATGCGAGCTGCCCTAGAAGGGCGGCTCGTCCGAGTAGCCACCGCCGGAGCCGCCGGAGCTTCCGCCCCAACCGCCCCCGCCGCCGCCCTGCTGCTGGCCACCGGCCGGCGCGCTGGACGCCCACGGGTCGTCGGAGGGAGCTCCGCCGCCCTGCGGCTGCTGGCCACCGGGGGCTCCGCCCCAGTTGCCACCGCCGCCGCCCTGCTGCTGACCGCCGCCGAACCCACCCTGACCACCGCGACCGGTGGTCTTGGCGACCTTGGCCGTGGCGTTCTTCAGGCTGGGGCCGACTTCCTCGACGTCCAGCTCGTAGACCGTGCGCTTGACACCCTCACGGTCCTCGTACGACCGCTGCCTCAGCCGGCCCTGCACGATGACGCGCATGCCCCGCTGAAGGGACTCGGCGACGTTCTCGGCCGCCTGCCGCCACACCGAGCAGGTCAGGAACAGGCTCTCGCCGTCCTTCCACTCATTGGTCTGACGGTCGAAGGTGCGGGGGGTGGACGCGACACGGAACTTCGCGACCGCCGCACCCGAGGGGGTGAAGCGCAGCTCGGGGTCGTCGACGAGATTGCCGACGACCGTGATGACGGTCTCGCCTGCCATGGATGAACCTCTCGGCGGGGATTGCTGCTGGGCTGCTGTGCTACTCGGTCCCGATTACCGCTGAACCGAAGTTCAGTGGGTCTCGGGGCGAAGGACCTTGGTCCGGAGAACCGACTCGTTCAGGTTCATCTGTCGGTCAAGCTCCTTGACGACCGCAGGCTCGGCCTGAAGGTCGATGACCGAGTAGATGCCCTCGGGCTTCTTCTTGATCTCGTAAGCGAGACGACGACGGCCCCAGGTGTCGACCTTCTCGACCTTTCCGTTGCCCTCACGGACGACGGAGAGGAAGTTCTCGATCAGCGGCGAGACAGCGCGCTCCTCGAGATCGGGGTCGAGGATGACCATCACTTCGTAGTGACGCATGTGGAACCCACCTCCTTTGGACTCAGCGGCCACGGTCGTTCCGTGGCAGGAGGGTCGTGATGCGTGCGCACGGCATCCGCAGAGCAGACACCGCGCAGACCGTACAGACTACCTGCTCGACTCCTTCCGGTTGAAATCCGGCAGGGGGAGGCCACAATCTGTATCCATCGGGTGTGCTCGGTGCTATGCCTTCGGCCCCCGCCGGAGACAGCCCGCAGCACCGCTCTGCTTCAGCCAGGAGGTGCCTTCCGATGGCACAGGCAATGCGGCCCCAGTCCTCGCCCCAGTCCCCGCCCCCGTCGATCTCCCTCTTGTCCACCGACGGCAAGCCCCACCCGCTGCAGGACACCCTGATGGCGGCCACCTTGATCCTCGGAGCCGTGGCGTTCGTCACGGCGTTCTTCCACAACCTGCACCTGCTCACCACGTGGGCCGGACTGATCGGGATCCTGACCGGCGCGTACGGACAGTTCGTCTCCGTCACGACACGCGAGCGCTTCGCGCTGATCATCGGCCTTGGCGCGTCTGCCATCGGCTTCTTCCTCGGCATGTTCCACGGCGGCCTTTTCGGCGGCTGACCGGGCTGACCGGGGTACCTCCGCGACGGGGCACCGGCCGCAGCGCGGCCCGGGCCCCGGCCCGTCCCCCAGATGGGTGGCGCCCCTGTCGCAGTAGGCTTCGCGCCATAGCCAGCGAAGTCGCCGGAGGAGCACCCCGCATGAGCCTGTCCCTGAGGACCATCAGCCGAGAGCAGCATCTGGCCTACCTCCAGAGCCTGCCGTCGGCTAGCCACTGCCAGGTCCCGGCATGGGCCGACGTCAAGAACGAATGGCGTTCGGAGAACCTCGGCTGGTTCGACAAGTCCGGCGAACTCGTCGGTGCCGCACTGGTGCTGTACCGGCAGCTGCCCAAGGTGAAGCGATACCTCGCGTACCTGCCAGAGGGCCCGGTCATCAACTGGTACGCCCCGAACCTGGAGGAGTGGCTCCAGCCGATGCTGGCGCACCTGAAGAACCAGGGCGCCTTCACCGTGAAGATGGGCCCGCCCGTCGTCATCCGCCGCTGGAACTCCACCGCCATCAAGGCCGGCATCCAGGACCCGGAAGTCAAGCGCCTGCGCGACGTGGAGGCCTCGCACATCGAGCCCCGCGCCTTCGAGGTCTCCGACAAGCTGCGCCGCATGGGCTGGCAGCAGGCCGAGGACGGCGGCGCCGGATTCGGCGACGTCCAGCCCCGCTACGTCTTCCAGGTGCCGCTGGCCAACCGCTCGCTGGACGATGTCCTCAAGGGCTTCAACCAGCTGTGGCGCCGCAACATCAAGAAGGCCGAGAAGGCCGGCGTCGAGGTCGTCCAGGGCGGCTACGAGGACCTGCCGACCTGGCAGCACCTGTACGAGATCACGGCCGAGCGCGACAAGTTCCGCCCGCGCCCGCTCAGCTACTTCCAGCGCCAGTGGACGGCCCTCAACTCCGAGGACCCCAACCGGATGCGGCTGTACATCGCCAAGCACGAGGGGGAGCCGCTGGCAGCCGCCACGATGCTCACCGTCGGCCAGCACGTCTGGTACTCGTACGGCGCCTCCGCCAACCACAAGCGCGAGGTACGTCCCTCGAACGCGATGCAGTGGCGGATGCTGCGCGACTCCTACGCGCTCGGTGCCAGCGTCTACGACCTGCGCGGTATCTCTGACACGCTGGACGAGAACGACCACCTGTTCGGCCTGATCCAGTTCAAGGTCGGCACGGGCGGCGAAGCCGTCGAGTACGTCGGCGAGTGGGACTTCCCGCTCAACAAGGTGCTGCACAAGGCGCTCGACATGTATATGTCGCGTCGCTGACCCCACCCCTCACCCCCACCCACCCACGCACCGCTGCATCCCGCAGCCATTCAGGAGAGGTTCCGGACGGGCATGGCGCTCACGCTCTACGTCGACACCGCGCGCTGGCGTGCGCACCAGAAGCAGATCCAGGACCAGTTCCCCGGGATGATCCCGGTCTGCAAGGGCAACGGCTACGGCTTCGGCCACGAGCGGCTGTGCGAGGAGGCGACCCGGCTGGGCGCCGACGTCCTGGCCGTCGGGACCACGTACGAGGCCGCCAGCATCAAGGACTTCTTCGGCGGCGACCTGCTCGTCCTGACCCCGTTCCGGCGGGGCGAGGAGCCGGTGCCGCTGCCCGACCGGGTCATCCGATCGGTGTCCTCGCTGGACGGGGTCCGCGGCCTGGTCGGTGCCCGCGTGGTCATCGAGTGCATGAGCTCGATGCGCCGCCACGGCATCTCCGAGCAGGACCTGGGACAGCTGCACGCGGCGATCGAGGACGTCCGGCTGGAGGGCTTCGCCCTGCACCTGCCGCTGGACCGCCCCGACGGCTCGGACGCCGTCGAGGAGGTCATCGGCTGGATGGACCGGCTGCGCGCGGCCCGGCTGCCGCTGCACACCATGTTCGTCAGCCACCTGCGGGCCGAGGAGCTGGCGCGGCTTCAGCAGCAGTTCCCGCAGACCCGCTTCCGCGCCCGCATCGGCACGCGCCTGTGGCTGGGCGACCACGACGCGACCGAGTACCGCGGCGCGGTCCTCGACGTCACGCGCGTGGCCAAGGGCGACCGCTTCGGCTACCGCCAGCAGAAGGCCGCGTCCGACGGCTGGCTGGTCGTCGTGGCCGGCGGAACCTCGCACGGCGTGGGCCTGGAGGCCCCCAAGGCCCTCCACGGCGTGATGCCGCGTGCCAAGGGCGTCGCCCGGGCGGGCCTGGCCACGGTCAACCGGAACCTGTCGCCGTTCGTGTGGGCGGGCAAGCAGCGCTGGTTCGCGGAGCCGCCGCACATGCAGGTGTCGATCCTGTTCGTGCCGTCGGACGCGACCGAGCCGAAGGTCGGCGACGAGCTCGTGGCGCACCTGCGCCACACCACCACGCAGTTCGACCGGGTGCTCGACGCCTGACAGCCGTGTGCCGGTCCAGGGCCGGCACACGGGGTCAGTCCTCGGGGTGCGTGCCCCAGTCGACCCGCTGTCCGTCCGAGGGCGTCGCGTACCGCGGCGCCCTCGCCGCGTCCGACAGCACGAACACGTCCCGGGCACCGTCCAGGACCCCGCCGGAGGGGTCGTCCGAGCCGTCCCGGCGCACGACGTCCCGTTCGGGCATCAGGATGTCGCGGACGATGACCGCGCACAGGTAGAGGGTGCCCAGCAGGTGGGCAGTGATCGCCAGCTGGTAGCCCTCCACGGGCAGGCCCTGGTGCTTGTCGCCGCTGCTCGTGTAGGCCAGGTAGAACCAGATCCCGAGGAAGTAGACGACCTCGGTGGCCTGCCAGATCAGGAAGTCCCGCCAGCGCGGCCGGGCCAGCGCCGCGAGCGGGATGAGCCACAGCACGTACTGCGGCGAGTAGACCTTGTTGCACAGGATGAAGGCGGCGACGACCAGGAAGGCCAGCTGCGCGAACCGGGGGCGCCGGGGCGCGGTCAGGGTCAGCAGGCCGATGGCCCCGCACAGCAGGAGCGTCAGCCCCGTGGCGTACGTGTTGGCGTCCTCCAGCGGGTTGCCCGAGCGCTGGGAGATCAGCAGCCACACGGAGCCGAAGTCGATGGGGCGCTCTTGGCTGAAGGTGTAGAACTTCGTCCAGCCGTCCCAGGCGAAGAGCATGACGGGCAGGTTCACCAGGAGCCACGCCCCGGCCGCGCCGAGGGCGGCGGCGCCGAAGGCCCGCCACTTCCCGGCCCGCCAGCAGAGCACGAACAGCACCCCGAGCAGCAGCACGGGATAGAGCTTCGCGGCGGTGGCCAGGCCGATGAAGACGCCGAAGAGCACCGTGCGGCCCCTGGACCACATGAGCATCCCGGCGGCGGTCAGGGCGATGGCCAGCAGGTCCCAGTTGA from Streptomyces sp. NBC_00190 harbors:
- a CDS encoding single-stranded DNA-binding protein, with the protein product MAGETVITVVGNLVDDPELRFTPSGAAVAKFRVASTPRTFDRQTNEWKDGESLFLTCSVWRQAAENVAESLQRGMRVIVQGRLRQRSYEDREGVKRTVYELDVEEVGPSLKNATAKVAKTTGRGGQGGFGGGQQQGGGGGNWGGAPGGQQPQGGGAPSDDPWASSAPAGGQQQGGGGGGWGGSSGGSGGGYSDEPPF
- the dnaB gene encoding replicative DNA helicase, with product MDDPWADSGPSDRLPARTRRNSEGRGRGDEQHDRGREGGSWDGGGGAGGFERVPPQDLDAEQSVLGGMLLSKDAIADVVEVLKGHDFYRPSHETIYQAILDLYAKGEPADPITVGAELTRRGEISKVGGASYLHTLVQSVPTAANAEYYAEIVHERAVLRRLVAAGTKITQMGYAADGDVDEIVNSAQAEIYAVTEQRTSEDYLPLGDIMEGALDEIEAIGSRSGQMSGVPTGFTDLDSLTNGLHPGQMIVIAARPAMGKSTLALDFARACSIKSNLPSVIFSLEMGRNEIAMRLLSAEARVALHHMRSGTMTDDDWTRLARRMPDVSAAPLYIDDSPNLSMMEIRAKCRRLKQRNDLSLVVIDYLQLMQSGGSRRPESRQQEVSDMSRNLKLLAKELEVPVIALSQLNRGPEQRTDKKPMVSDLRESGSIEQDADMVILLHREDAYEKESPRAGEADLIVAKHRNGPTATITVAFQGHYSRFVDMANT
- a CDS encoding alanine racemase, whose translation is MALTLYVDTARWRAHQKQIQDQFPGMIPVCKGNGYGFGHERLCEEATRLGADVLAVGTTYEAASIKDFFGGDLLVLTPFRRGEEPVPLPDRVIRSVSSLDGVRGLVGARVVIECMSSMRRHGISEQDLGQLHAAIEDVRLEGFALHLPLDRPDGSDAVEEVIGWMDRLRAARLPLHTMFVSHLRAEELARLQQQFPQTRFRARIGTRLWLGDHDATEYRGAVLDVTRVAKGDRFGYRQQKAASDGWLVVVAGGTSHGVGLEAPKALHGVMPRAKGVARAGLATVNRNLSPFVWAGKQRWFAEPPHMQVSILFVPSDATEPKVGDELVAHLRHTTTQFDRVLDA
- the rpsR gene encoding 30S ribosomal protein S18, which encodes MAKPPVRKPKKKVCAFCKDKTVYVDYKDTNMLRKFISDRGKIRARRVTGNCTQHQRDVATAVKNSREMALLPYTSTAR
- the rplI gene encoding 50S ribosomal protein L9, which produces MKIILTHEVSGLGAAGDVVDVKDGYARNYLVPRGFAIRWTKGGEKDVAQIRRARKIHEIATIEQANEVKAKLEGVKVRLATRAGDAGRLFGSVTPADIATAIESSGGPKVDKRRVELGSPIKTLGSYQVSVRLHADVAANVGIEVVAA
- a CDS encoding MATE family efflux transporter; protein product: MTQAPVAPKAAPRRHDREIFALAVPAFGALVAEPLFVMADSAIVGHLGTPQLAGLGIAAALLTTAVSVFVFLAYATTAAVARRVGAGDLQAAIRQGMDGIWLALLIGAVVIAVVLPAAPGLISLFGASDTVAPYAITYLRISALGIPAMLMVLAATGVVRGLQDTRTPLYVAVGGFALNAALNVLLVYGAGLGIAGSAWGTVIAQCAMAAAYLVVVVRGARRHSASLRPDIAGIRACAQAGAPLLVRTLSLRAILMIATAVAARLGDADIAAHQILLALWSLLAFALDAIAIAGQAIIGRYLGASDTEGAKAVCRRMVQWGIAAGIVLGLLVVLARPVFIALFTSDPAVEDALLPALLVVALSQPVSGIVFVLDGVLMGAGDGPYLAWAMLLTLAVFTPAALLVPALGGGLTALWWAMTLMMLVRMVTLQLRARSGRWLVAGATR
- the rpsF gene encoding 30S ribosomal protein S6 yields the protein MRHYEVMVILDPDLEERAVSPLIENFLSVVREGNGKVEKVDTWGRRRLAYEIKKKPEGIYSVIDLQAEPAVVKELDRQMNLNESVLRTKVLRPETH
- a CDS encoding lipid II:glycine glycyltransferase FemX, yielding MSLSLRTISREQHLAYLQSLPSASHCQVPAWADVKNEWRSENLGWFDKSGELVGAALVLYRQLPKVKRYLAYLPEGPVINWYAPNLEEWLQPMLAHLKNQGAFTVKMGPPVVIRRWNSTAIKAGIQDPEVKRLRDVEASHIEPRAFEVSDKLRRMGWQQAEDGGAGFGDVQPRYVFQVPLANRSLDDVLKGFNQLWRRNIKKAEKAGVEVVQGGYEDLPTWQHLYEITAERDKFRPRPLSYFQRQWTALNSEDPNRMRLYIAKHEGEPLAAATMLTVGQHVWYSYGASANHKREVRPSNAMQWRMLRDSYALGASVYDLRGISDTLDENDHLFGLIQFKVGTGGEAVEYVGEWDFPLNKVLHKALDMYMSRR
- a CDS encoding glycosyltransferase family 87 protein — translated: MTKVHEDHPVLPTQQDEVAAAGSEFIGGPLGRYARLGGHWLGPVRVVALIAIGMFALGMVQKLPCYDWAWFRGAGSQYTHACYSDIPHLYAVRGFADNLTPYFDRLPGDMEYLEYPVLTGLFMEIASWLTPGSGSMQHREQMYWMVNAGMLMACAAVIAVCVARTHRRRPWDALLFALAPAFALTATINWDLLAIALTAAGMLMWSRGRTVLFGVFIGLATAAKLYPVLLLGVLFVLCWRAGKWRAFGAAALGAAGAWLLVNLPVMLFAWDGWTKFYTFSQERPIDFGSVWLLISQRSGNPLEDANTYATGLTLLLCGAIGLLTLTAPRRPRFAQLAFLVVAAFILCNKVYSPQYVLWLIPLAALARPRWRDFLIWQATEVVYFLGIWFYLAYTSSGDKHQGLPVEGYQLAITAHLLGTLYLCAVIVRDILMPERDVVRRDGSDDPSGGVLDGARDVFVLSDAARAPRYATPSDGQRVDWGTHPED
- a CDS encoding serine hydrolase domain-containing protein — translated: MDELSEDLELLPSTRRALRHRIAVAQSEGRAPSVVAAVARGGQVVWEGSRTSVEGHGPDGNVQYRIGSITKTFTAVLVMRLRDEGLLALADPLEKHLPGAGAGEVTIAQLLSHTGGLAAETPGPWWERTPGELRPELADVLGEEPFKHTPGTRHHYSNPGYTLLGSLVEALRGKPWEEVLRAEVLEPLGLDRTSVLPQAPNAGGWAVHPWADVMMPEPLEDLGLMAPAGQLWSTTRDLARFADFLLRGDERVLNVESVREMRTPAAPPEPGSADLGYGLGMQLVAHGAYRLAGHSGSLPGFVAGLWLSEADDVAAVALANCTSGLAAAALAADLVGIVAEAEPRIPKPWRPFAESDQVPLELCGPWYWGTSVQVVRLKADGSLELGPVGAMGRSARFRAEPDGSWTGVNGYYAGETLRAVRREDGSVSHLDLASFVFTREPYEAGAPVPGGVDPQGWRGIG